The window ATCACACGTCCACACAATTCAATGATTGTACCTGCCGGTATTGGCTTGGTAAAATCAATTTTATCGCTACTGATGGTCACCATACGTTGTCGGCTAAAGCGGGTAGCCGTTATAAAGGCTACCTCATCCATTAATTGCATGGCCTTTCCTCCAAACAGGGTGTCGTAATGGTTGGTGGTATTTGGAAAAACAGCTTTATAGATTTTGGTTTCTGATTCGTTGATTTTTTCTTCGAGACTCATGTTTAAAACGTTTGTGAGAAGGTTTTAATTAAGTAATTAAATCCGATTATTTATAATATTTAAAATGGCTTTATTGGGTAAAGTTAAAATAGTAGTCGGAATAATATTTTAATCCGAAACATTTAATAATCAATCCATTACGCACTGAATTCGTGTCAAAATCAGCCACTTCGTTGCTACTTATAAAGAGATTGCAACACTTCCCCTAAACAAGGGAAAGGCTTCACCCCTGACTTAAGTCAGGGCGGTGCAAACCTATTACATCATCCGGGTTTAAGAACAATCAAACCCTGGTAAGAATGGCATAAAAAAAAGCGAGTCTTATTCAGACTCGCTTTTTATGATTATTTCTAAAGGTTCTCCTGAATTATCCAGGAATTTATACTCCGTCACCGGTAGTGAAGAATCCTTGATCAAATTGACCCATTTATAATATTTAAAAAACCACTGCAGCCTTTTAGAGAAAATGCCATGTGTAAAATAGGCATGTAAATAGGGGTGCAATGCAATTTTAATCTTTGATTCGTTTTGGTGTACTGCAATATGCTCTAAATCTTTTTCCATTTTATCTGCCACTAGAATGGAGGCTTGTATTTTGCCTGTACCATTACAAGAAGGGCAAATTTCTTTGGTTACTATGTTCATTTCAGGTCTAACGCGCTGCCTGGTGATCTGCATCAAACCAAACTTGGTAAGGGGAAGTACCGTATTTTTGGATCGGTCTTCTCTCATTGCTTCTTTCATCGCTTCAAAAATAGCCTTTTTATTTTCGGCCTTTTTCATATCGATAAAGTCAATCACAATAATTCCTCCCATATCGCGAAGCCTTAGTTGCCTTGCAATTTCTTTTACGGCCACCATATTGGTTTTTAGGCCCGTATTTTCTTGATCACTTTCCTGATTGGACTTGTTACCACTGTTAACATCCACTACATGCAAAGCTTCTGTATGCTCAATAATGAGATAACCGCCTTGGGGGAGACTAACGGTAGTTCCAAACAGGCTTTTGATCTGTTTTTCTATACCAAAACTTTCAAAGAGCTTCGCTTTTCCGTTGTAAAGCTTAACAATTTTTTCTTTTTCTGGAGCAATGGATCTTATATAAGATCGCATTTGATCGTAAATTACTTCATCTTCTACCGTGATTGCGTCGAAAGATTCATTGAGAAGGTCTCTTATAATAGAAGAGGCCAAACTCATTTCTCCGATGATTTTGTCTTTAACTTTGGCTTTTTGAAGCTTCCTCATCCCATCTTCCCAAGTCTCTAATAAATTTCTAAGGTCCTTATCCAGTTCAGTGACAGATTGACCTTCTGCTACTGTACGAATAATGACACCGAAATTGACCGGTTTGATAGAAGTGATGAGCCGGGATAACCTTTTTCGCTCATCAGCACTACGTATTTTTTTGGATACGTTAACTGTGTTTGAAAAAGGTACCAATACCAAGTATCGACCAGCAAGGGAGAGCTCACACGATAATCGAGGCCCTTTAGTAGAAATTGGCTCTTTGACAACCTGCACCAACACCTGATTGTTTTTAGACAATACTTGGCTTATTTTTCCAAGTTTGTCTATCTCAGGTTCGTTTTCAAAACCTTTAAGGTCGAAACCTTTATGGTTTTTATTACGGGTTAACTTTACCAGCTTACTTAAGCTGTTAACCTGTGGTCCTAGGTCTTGGTAGTGTAAAAAAGCGTCTTTTTCATAGCCTACGTCTATGAAAGCAGCATTTAAGCCGTTTACAATTTTCTTTACAGCACCAAGATAGATGTCGCCAACTTTGAACTTGTTGTCTTCCTCTTCTACGTGAAGCTCAATCAAGCTCTTATTCTTAAGCAGGGCTATTCGACTACCATTTTGAGAGGAATCAATTAATAATTCTGAACTCAAATTGTGTCTCTGTTATGAAATAAAAGAACGTGTTAATTGAACAGAAATCAAATTATTTCTTGTTCTTGTGTCTGTTTTTTCTCAATCTCTTTTTACGCTTGTGTGTAGCGATTTTATGTCTCTTCCTTTTTTTTCCGCAAGGCATAATTTTATAGTTTTAGTTTAACAATATTTTGATTATAATCTATCTAAGTAATTCTCAATTCCCGAAAGAATCTGAGGATCTGTAGTTTGCTTACGTAATTCTTCCAATTGAGTTTTGGCCAGTTTCTTCTGGTTCGACTCAAACAAGCTAACTCCCAAATAAAATTGACCCTGAATATTTTCAGGGTGATGCTCAACAAGTTTTTCAAATCGCTCAACGGCCCTTTTATATTGGCCACTTTGCATGGACAATATGCCCATATTAAACAATGCCTCTTCATTTTCAGGATCTTCTTCCAATACAGCCCTTAACATGGTTATTCCCTGCATAGGGTTGGCTGAAGAAACATAAGTCATTGCTATCTTTGTTTTCAAATCAAGCCTCTCCGGATCAACCTCCAAAACTTTGCCTAAATAGAAGCGTGTTTTATCGCCCAATCTTTTCGTCTTGATTTCTTCCATAGAAAAACCAAAAGCTTCATAATAAGCATTCCCTGCTTTTTCCCAGTTTTTTGGATCGGGAGCCTTCTCGGCAATTAGACCGAAATAATATGCCGCGCTATCCAACTTGCCTCCCTTTTGGTAAACTTTAGCAATTGAATCAGCGAATATAACAAATTTTTCGGTACTAGCCTCTCCTTGTATTTCTGCCATCAAGTTCTCGATGACCTCCAGGTCACTGCTACTTAGAGAGTTTCCATGGTTAATCTCTTCACTACTTGAATCAGATCCCAAACTAGTTCCATCCTCAGTAAGCCCCTTGTCCTCATTGTCCACTACCACTTTGGGTAAACTGTACAATAAAAAAGAAACGGCAATACCTGCAATAACGAAAATAATTTGGGATCTCTTCATAGTCAAATTTTCCAGGATTATTAGTCCTGAGGAGCCAATTCTCTTACGTTTTGGCTGTTTTTAATTTTTTCAATAAATGATTTAGACGGCTTGAAAGCTGGAACATAATGTTCGTCAATCACAATGGCTGTGTTTTTAGAGATATTCCTTGCGATTTTTTTAGCTCTTTTTTTGTTAATAAAACTGCCAAAACCTCTAACATAGATATTTTCTCCTTCTGCCATTGAATCTTTTACAACCTTGAAAAACGCCTCAACGGTCTGTGTAACATCATCCTTTTGGATTCCTGTCTTCTCCGAAATCTTTGTGATTACCTCTGCTTTAGTCACTGTATTATTTTTTTTGTGTAATTCAATTGAGGCTTAACCTCCTATTAACCAACTAATTTTGGGAGTGCAAATTTACAATATCCATTCCAATTAAAAAATTAAATCGATAAAATTAGCTTCATTTGTTCAATTATTAGCAAATAATAAAATTTTAAAATTTTGAATTTCAACTATTTCACTGAAAATCTACTCCGTTGGTATCCCCTCAATCGCCGTGATCTGCCTTGGCGGGAGACAAGGAATCCATATATCATTTGGTTATCCGAAATTATCCTCCAACAAACCCGTGTAGCCCAAGGATTACCTTATTTTCATGCTTTCATTAATAAATTCCCCTCTGTACAAGCACTGGCCAAGGCTCCTGAGGAAGAAATCCTAAGAACTTGGCAAGGCCTAGGTTATTATAGCAGGGCTAGAAACCTACATGCTTGCGCAAAAAGCATCATCCATGAAAAAAATGGAAAATTTCCTGACAATTATAAGGATTTGTTGGAGCTGAAAGGAGTGGGACCTTATACTGCCGCCGCCATTGCCTCCTTCGCCTATAAAGAACAAATTGCTGTCGTCGATGGAAATGTCTACCGGGTGTTGTCTAGATTTTTTGGTCTTGATGTGGACATCTCATCCCACCAAGGGAAAAAAGCCTTTGGCAAACTGGCCAATGAAATCATCCCTGAAAATACCCCTGATGAGTACAACCAAGCCATTATGGAATTTGGCGCACTTCAATGTGTTCCCAAAAACCCCAACTGTCAGCAATGTCCCTTGCACACAAGATGCCATGCCTTACAAAACGGACTGGTAGAAACACTTCCGGTCAACGAAAAAAAAATAAAAGTAAAATCCAGATACTTTTTGTATTTTCATATTCAAATTGATGGCCATACTGTCGTTAGAACACGAAATGAAAAAGACATATGGCAAGGCTTAGTAGACTTCCCTTTATCGGAATATTCTTCAATGGAGAGCATCGAAAATATTGATCCGGATACCCTTGACCTGCCGGAAGAACTCCAACTCCTAAGACCAAATTATACAATAAGTTCTGAAAAACCCTTCAAACACCTGCTCACACATCAAAGAATTTTTGCTTCCTTTGTAAATCTTAAATTCGGAGCAATCCATAAAGCAGCTTTGGAAAAGTGGGCTCAATCTAAAAATTATTCACTAGTAACTGAACCCAGGCTGGAATCACTTGGTAAACCAAAATTGATTGTCCGGTATTTGAATCAAAAATATTAATTGTTTATATTTAATCAGCTATTTACAAAACCGAAAATATCTACCAATGGCAGGAGTTAATAAAGTAATTTTATTGGGTAATCTTGGTGCAGATCCTGAAGTCAAGCACCTAGAAGGAGATAAGGTAGTAGCCAACCTTAGACTTGCCACTACTGAATCTTATAAGGACCGTAGCGGCAACCGTGTAGAAAACACGGAATGGCATGACTTGGAATTGTGGGACGGTCAGGCAAGAGTAGCCGAACAATACTTAAAAAAAGGCAGTCAAATTTACGTAGAAGGCAAAATAAAATCTGATACTTGGCAGGACGATCAAGGCAATAACCGTAAAAGAACCAAGATTAGGGTTCAAAGTTTTACCATGCTTGGATCAAGAAACAGTGGGGCCGACAATGCTCAAGGCGGCGGCCAATCAATGCCTGCACAAAACAGCAATCCGAACACAGGAATGAGTAGCAATACTTCACCTGCTTACGATTCCGGAGACAATGACGCCGATGATTTACCATTTTGATAGTACTGGAATTCGGTAAAATCATTAGTTTTGCATAAAATTATATTATTAAATTAATGGACGACCCCTATCCGAGTTTGCTGCTCCTGACTGAAGTCATAGCTGTATCACCGGTTTATTTGGTGGGTAATGCGGTATTGTTTATTGCATTATTGATAATCTCAGCTTTGGTTTCCGGATCGGAAGTGGCTTTTTTTTCTCTTAATCATGAGGACATTGAAGGTATAAAAGATGCTTCAGACCCAAAGTCTGAAAAAATTATTACCCTGATTGAAAACCCTCAAAAGTTGTTGAGT of the Cyclobacterium marinum DSM 745 genome contains:
- a CDS encoding tetratricopeptide repeat protein — encoded protein: MKRSQIIFVIAGIAVSFLLYSLPKVVVDNEDKGLTEDGTSLGSDSSSEEINHGNSLSSSDLEVIENLMAEIQGEASTEKFVIFADSIAKVYQKGGKLDSAAYYFGLIAEKAPDPKNWEKAGNAYYEAFGFSMEEIKTKRLGDKTRFYLGKVLEVDPERLDLKTKIAMTYVSSANPMQGITMLRAVLEEDPENEEALFNMGILSMQSGQYKRAVERFEKLVEHHPENIQGQFYLGVSLFESNQKKLAKTQLEELRKQTTDPQILSGIENYLDRL
- a CDS encoding Rne/Rng family ribonuclease → MSSELLIDSSQNGSRIALLKNKSLIELHVEEEDNKFKVGDIYLGAVKKIVNGLNAAFIDVGYEKDAFLHYQDLGPQVNSLSKLVKLTRNKNHKGFDLKGFENEPEIDKLGKISQVLSKNNQVLVQVVKEPISTKGPRLSCELSLAGRYLVLVPFSNTVNVSKKIRSADERKRLSRLITSIKPVNFGVIIRTVAEGQSVTELDKDLRNLLETWEDGMRKLQKAKVKDKIIGEMSLASSIIRDLLNESFDAITVEDEVIYDQMRSYIRSIAPEKEKIVKLYNGKAKLFESFGIEKQIKSLFGTTVSLPQGGYLIIEHTEALHVVDVNSGNKSNQESDQENTGLKTNMVAVKEIARQLRLRDMGGIIVIDFIDMKKAENKKAIFEAMKEAMREDRSKNTVLPLTKFGLMQITRQRVRPEMNIVTKEICPSCNGTGKIQASILVADKMEKDLEHIAVHQNESKIKIALHPYLHAYFTHGIFSKRLQWFFKYYKWVNLIKDSSLPVTEYKFLDNSGEPLEIIIKSESE
- a CDS encoding single-stranded DNA-binding protein, which produces MAGVNKVILLGNLGADPEVKHLEGDKVVANLRLATTESYKDRSGNRVENTEWHDLELWDGQARVAEQYLKKGSQIYVEGKIKSDTWQDDQGNNRKRTKIRVQSFTMLGSRNSGADNAQGGGQSMPAQNSNPNTGMSSNTSPAYDSGDNDADDLPF
- the mutY gene encoding A/G-specific adenine glycosylase, whose translation is MNFNYFTENLLRWYPLNRRDLPWRETRNPYIIWLSEIILQQTRVAQGLPYFHAFINKFPSVQALAKAPEEEILRTWQGLGYYSRARNLHACAKSIIHEKNGKFPDNYKDLLELKGVGPYTAAAIASFAYKEQIAVVDGNVYRVLSRFFGLDVDISSHQGKKAFGKLANEIIPENTPDEYNQAIMEFGALQCVPKNPNCQQCPLHTRCHALQNGLVETLPVNEKKIKVKSRYFLYFHIQIDGHTVVRTRNEKDIWQGLVDFPLSEYSSMESIENIDPDTLDLPEELQLLRPNYTISSEKPFKHLLTHQRIFASFVNLKFGAIHKAALEKWAQSKNYSLVTEPRLESLGKPKLIVRYLNQKY
- a CDS encoding acyl-CoA thioesterase, translating into MSLEEKINESETKIYKAVFPNTTNHYDTLFGGKAMQLMDEVAFITATRFSRQRMVTISSDKIDFTKPIPAGTIIELCGRVIHVGNTSLKVSVEIFIEQMYEKGREKAISGTFTFVAIDNDKNPVKITV
- a CDS encoding HU family DNA-binding protein: MTKAEVITKISEKTGIQKDDVTQTVEAFFKVVKDSMAEGENIYVRGFGSFINKKRAKKIARNISKNTAIVIDEHYVPAFKPSKSFIEKIKNSQNVRELAPQD